TGTTCACGCCGGCTTCTCGCAGGCAGACAGCAAAGGACAAGTCCAATCTGAGAGCGTTGGGGATCACGCACGTGTTGAACGCGGCGGAGGGGACGTGGAACAACGTGGACACCGGCGCTGGTTACTACAGCGACATGGACGTCGTCTACTATGGCGTGGTCGCAGAGGACGTCCAAACCTTCGACCTCAGCCAGTATTTCTTCTCTGCGGCTCGGTTCATAGAAGAAACGCTGAAGAATCCTCAGAGTAAGACGACAGGGAGTTGCCCAAGACAATCATACTTGAACTTCCTGCATGGCTAGATGCTACTAGCAAGAATGTGAACAAAATTTGTAATTTGACTGACGTGACCTTTAAAGTCAAAGACCGCATGTGGCAGCTCCCTGATCGTGTGACTTGTCCGCAGATAAACTGCTGGTGCACTGCGTGATGGGAAGGAGTCGGTCCGCCACCCTCTTCCTGGCGTACCTCATGATCTGCGAGGGCATGACGGTGGTCGACGCCGTCGAGCACGTGAAGAGACGCAGGCGGATCATCCCCAACTGGGGCttcctgaagcagctgaggGAGCTGGACACGCACCTCCTGGAGCAAAGAGACTCCCTGGAGCAGAGATGATTTTAAAACTTGGGTCAAAAGTAAATCAAGAGAAGTTCAAGTTACATCTTAAATTATTCAGGACAAGTACAAGTTAGGTGATAGATTATTTGACACAAGTCAGTGCTCAAGACTTTTAAGACGAGCTCTATACTCAAGTCTTAAGTAGTTAGACAAATGTAAATCACTTAACAAGCACTTAAAGACGAGCTCTAGTCCAGTCTCGAGTTTCTAAGTTAACAAAGACCTTCCAGAGATTAAGGTCAAGTCAAGTAAATATCAGCAGACGTCAAATCAGACAAATCAACGACTCAGCAGCATATGAACATTTTCTctttaagtgtgtttttttttcatattaactGTCAACTCTTGCcgtcacatttattttcttttgtattgttttcacttCACTGGGACTTTAACAAAACTACATGAATGTTTTTGCTTTGACGTTTCATGTCAAGTTTTCAGAgggtgaaattaaaaaaagttaatcaGCTCTGAGAGCAGCTAAGTCAAGTTTCCTTGTTTTGCCTGTAGTCGTCTATCTCAAATTACTTTTCGTAATTACGTTAATTACCCACAAATTCAACATTTAGCACTGCGTTCTCGTTGGCTGCTTCAAATTAAAAGGAGAACAATCAGGTACATGGTCAATCATAATTTATTCTTATGCTAAAATGTACAGCATTTGAAGTGACTGACAAAAGGAGAAAAGTCATAAATACAAGAATGTCATTCTGTCCCATTTTTGTGCACATAGCCAGGTATTTTCCCCCCCCGTTTCTTACCAGCAACTCTGTACAGGTACAAAGGCTACAAAAGAgcaatataaacaaaaacacaagtacAAGTTGCGTTTTACATGCAATCCATTAGCTTAGTTTGGTCTATTCACAGGCGCTATTTCTTCTACACTTCGGTAAAATATAAATCCAACATTTTataaagatagaaaacaaaTCTACAGATGGAATGAAAACGTAGCTTTTAAAGGCATTATGTAAAATATCGACTTTGGactaaatttatattttctttctcgTTATTTGTCGTTATAATCATTTAGTTCTTTTTAAATTCTGCCACACTTctggacattttgaaatgttttagaaTCTTTCTGGGTACAAACACTGAGATATGCTTTGTTATTTTTGACAGAAATCAGTCTGCTTTATTAAACAGAAAGCTGCCTCAAGGAGATCTGTTACAAAAAGACTTCAGAATTATACATACATAGCAATAAAACCTCTCAAACCAGAACAGAAAACAGGACTAAgtttacatttctttacatTATTAGAATTAACAAAATATAGTTTCATCTTTCTCCCCGTGGAGGGAAACCTAATAAAGGCCAGATATCTTTAAAATGGCTTGCTATTAAGCACAACACTTGTACAGTACTACTCAATGCACTGTCACTAACAGAGACTGAAGCATGCTAGTTGTCACTTTACAAAATAAgtacaataatttaaatatacaaagGCATGAGTATAGTACAAACTAATTGCCAGCACTGTTAGACAGGTACACTGAACAGGTTCAAACAGCCACTAACTCCACTTGTAGCAGGCACATTAAATGGCTTCATTTGAGGCTGCTACACGACTGCAAGAGCACTGATGAAATCTCTACGTCTGAGATCCGAACCCGCCCAACTCTAAAAGACACATCAGAGACACTAACACTAATTAAATAGATTTTCATCGTAATGATGTAAGGCTTCCCATCTGGAGgaacaaaaatactttttaaacattAGCTTCAAAGTTGACTCATCGATGAAAAAATTTTGCATTCTTTccaagtgctgctgctggtttttaagtaataaaacaaaaattaaaaatcaaaataaaacaaggccAGATCAGTGCATCTTTAAACAGCAAAATGCACGTGAGAGGAACCAGCTTGGTCCTGCGGAGAGTTACCGCCTGATGAACGGCCCTTTCAGGGTCTGCTTGGACATGCCTGTGTTCATGTAACCATGGTGACCAGCTGGAGTGTACACCATGTTGCCATGTGGTGGAGCCTGCATGGGCTGCTGGGGGTATGGCTGTGTTCCCATCATGCCCATCTGCATAGAGTACTGGGGTGACTGGTTCATATAGGCATGGTTGCCATGGTAGCCACTGTTCATCATGGGCTGGCTCATGCTGTAGCCATTCATGGCATTGAGGGAGGACATGTTCATGGAGTTGACATTGTAGGCGGGCGCTGGCATGATGTTCATGCTCATGTTCATGCGCGGCATGGCGGCCAGCGTCCTTGATGGCGCCTGCATGGCCACAGTCTGTGGCGGTCTGGCGTAcatctgctgctggtggtgcgACAGTGGGGCCGACTTGGAGCGTGCAGAGATGTGACTCTTGGAGGCCATTTGGGGCTGGATCCGCTGCGAGGGCGAGATGCCCATGTTGCGCTGCAGCATCATGGGCGGCGGGGAGCTGAGGTTTGGGGGAGGGGTCATGGTGGCCTGCACCTGTGGGTTGGGGACTCGATGGGGGGTCTGGGACAAGGAGACCAGGCTGGAGTGCTGCGCTGAGAGCGAGGGCGTGTTTGCATAAGATGTTATGGGGTGTGAGGCCGAGTGGTTGAAAGGCAGCGAGTGAGGGTGGTCGATGAACGTGTTGGTGAACTGCTGCAGTTTGGCCAGACTCAGTCCAGACGACTGAGTGTAGTGCCCGCTGCCGTACTCCCCCTGGTGGTTGATCCTCTCGTAGAGGGCGAAGTTGGGGTTACCAGATTCAGGGATGTCTGCCAGCTGCATGGTGGTGGTGAAGTTGGTGGGGATGGCGCACTGTGCCATGGGCTGCTGCTGGCTGTGCTGACTGTGTTGATTGTGAAGACTATGCTGAGGGTGCTGATTGTGCTGGCTGAGCTGATTGTGCTGCAGGTGGTGATTGTGGTGGTGACTATGCTGGTTGTGGGGATTGTGTTGACTGTGCTGGCTGAGCTGATTGTGTGGACCATGCTGATTGTGTTGGCTGTGCTGATTGTGTGGGCCGTGCCTGCTGTGGGAGTTGTGTTGACTGTGCTGGCTGCGCTGGCTGTGTTGACTGTGCTGGCTGTTGCTGGGAGGCCGCTCCACCACCACGCAGCCCTGTGGCGACTTCACGTTGCAGTGGGGCGGCGAGCTGAGGCTGTTCTGCTGAATCATGCCGCAGCTGCCGGGGTTGACTGCAGCCATTTGCTGGCTCACGGCACAGCTGCTCTGGGCCAGGCCACTGGGGGGGATGCTGCCATAGGAGCAGCTGTTCTGGGAGGGGCCTGCCCCACAGATGCTGCCCCCCATGGTTGAGTCGTAGCTACTGGGGTTCTCGTAGTTCTCCGTGGTGCTCTCGATGCTGCCCAGATCACTGAAGCCACTGTCCACGACCTGCTGCGAGTGATCTGAGACGGATGGCACATCCATCATGGGGCTCGTCTCCATGTTGTGGAGCGAGGGCACTGAGATGGCACTGTGGTCGGGGCTGATCTGAGTGTAGCCGCTCTCCAGGATGGAGACAGCCGGGCTGTTAACGGAGCGCACTGACTGACTCGGATGGGACTGCGCGGAGGAAAGGGGGCTGCTGTGGTCTGACTGAGGGCAGTCATCCAGCGAGGTGAGCTGGGGGCTCTGGGC
This is a stretch of genomic DNA from Hippoglossus stenolepis isolate QCI-W04-F060 chromosome 21, HSTE1.2, whole genome shotgun sequence. It encodes these proteins:
- the LOC118100402 gene encoding dual specificity phosphatase 29 translates to MASHKSKTGTKRNVTKAESSAVDVYVTPGGYELEKILNRGSVAYTHVNEVWPNVYIGDEQTAKDKSNLRALGITHVLNAAEGTWNNVDTGAGYYSDMDVVYYGVVAEDVQTFDLSQYFFSAARFIEETLKNPQNKLLVHCVMGRSRSATLFLAYLMICEGMTVVDAVEHVKRRRRIIPNWGFLKQLRELDTHLLEQRDSLEQR